ttattaaatcttgatatttttaggGTCAACTtattccataatttttagtaatattaatatcaattttatattaaaatcttttaaatttataggttATACAAGATGGTTGAGCATGAAGACATATATTGGTTGTAGGGTAAGTGGTAATAAAGGCTTCTATAGTCTTAGGTCACCTATGTTCAGATCCCTTAGACAATAAGTTTTTTTCGACCAATGGTGTGCGTCATATCACCGCCACATCATCAATTTTCCTCGCCCAGTTGAAAATTCTAGCAAACACGTCGCAAATTTTGGttagaaaattgattaaaaatcttAAATCGGACCacatttacatatttttacaaattgaaGGACTTaaagaactaattaaaattaataatggataaagttaattaaagaagggaaaaaaataatatattcttgTAAGAAAACacatattatcatttaaacaATGATTCAATGATATACTTTTACACatacatttaatttgtaatatccaaaaatatagatatagattagAAAGAAAGGAGTTGGGCATTGGTCGGTTGAGCGTGTCCGTATATGCTTTCCCGGGTTTTTGGCAAGCGTTGAAAAATGCAGCCGTTCATTTCCACATactaaaaaatccaaaattgaCTTTCCCTTTCCCGTTCTGTTTTCCCTTAGTGCAGATCAGACATGCACCCCACGTCCCATTACAACTCCCCAACGAAAAAGCTACTCCAAGATTCATCTGCACCCTTTCAGCTAAGGGAAGATCAGAAAAACCCTTTGTGTCGTCTGTTTCCTGCAGGAAgggtttttccttttccatgTTGTTGTCGGAATCTTGatgaaccaaaattaaatgttcTTAGTACTTGTTCTTTTCTAGCAGCATTTGATCATCCAAGATGGTTAAAGAAGAGGGCGGCATACAAAAAGCCAGGTCCTTCCACTTTCGGAAGATGTTTGATCGACAGTCCCATAATGTCGTTCATGAGCATGCAAGTATAAGAATTGATGAAAGAATACAATTTATGAATGAAAGTGCAGCAGTGGCAACTGCCTTCATAGTTGCTCAGCAGATTTGCCTCTCTCCACTGCAGAAAGATGGAGCTAAGAAAGATAAGCAGGCTTCAGGTATTATTCCATGTCATGTTGATTAAATTCCTAAGGCTTCAAGATCGACGTTTTTGCTGGTTTTTTTCCAATGCAAGTACTTATCTTTTTCGATCAGTTTAGATATGGAATTGATGAAGGAAAGATTTTCTAAGTTGCTTCTGGGAGAGGACATGTCTGGTGGTGGGAAGGGTGTTTCTTCGGCTTTGGCCCTCTCCAACGCCCTAACGAATCTTGCAGGTAATCTCCGGAAAGGATTATCTCATGTTTTTGTGATCCGGATATGCAGAAGCAAATGAAAGAATAGGACTTCATTTGATTTAATACGTTGTAATTGCATTTCACCCTCttcctaaaatataaatcGACAGAAATCTCTCTAAAAAAGACAATACGACGCCCTGAACTTTTAAAGAATGAGCCTGTTGCCACCGGCTTCAAGGAGTCGTGTCGcgttgtttatttttattgagatgcgtttttttttctattaatgttTTCATGCATGAAGGGGGTCGTTTGCATTTAGCCCTTTCTTTGTTATACCGacgttttttataatttgaatggATCATCTTTTTGCTTGTTCTTGTCCGTTCAGATGCAGATCATGTTGCTAGATTGTAATAATGTATCCAAACTTTATGCTTGTCTCTAGCAAATAGATGATacttaatttgatcaaaatctTTGCAGCTTCTGTTTTTGGGGAGCAACGGAAGTTAGAGCCGATGTGTGCAGAGAGGAAGGCAAGGtggaagaaagaaattgactGGCTTTTAGCAGTTACAGATTACATAGTCGAACTCGTTCCTTCTCAACAGAAGTCGAAGGACGGGACTGATATGGAGGTAAAGTTTCACTGATCAATCCTATATGTTTGTTTGTTCATCCCAAGAAATGGAGCAGAACTACATTTTTCAAGACAACCTGTGTAACTTCTCGACATGGTGACATTAATTGCACGTATTTTTCGTGCCTCTGTAGATAATGGTGGCACAACAACGACGAGACCTTCTTATGAACATTCCGGCCTTGCGCAAGCTTGATTTAATGCTCCTTGTAAGGATATCCTAACTCCTCTTCCTGAAGTTTTACTTGTatgttaatgaaaaataattcttgtGGTTATGTTagtttgattattatatatgtataatgatgATGAGCAGGATATCCTGGATAACTTCACGGATGAGCAAGAATTCAGGTACGTGTCGAGAGATGCAGATGAGTCCGAACAAGGGACCCTAAGTGATGAGAAATGGTGGCTACCGACTGTAAAGGTTTCCCCAGACGGCCTATCAGAAGAATCGCGACAATTCTTGCAAAAGCAAAAGGAATCTGTAAATCAAGTCTTGAAAGCATCCATGGCGATAAATGCTCAAATACTCGCGGATATGGAGATCCCAGATAACTACATTGAATCCCTCCCTAAGGTGTGTAAATGAACTTCAAGATTTTGTCAAAAACtagaaaggaaaaatcaaGTATGACACAGTTTTTTGGCAAACATTCATTTGATCTTTGTGATTGTGCAATCTTGTAGAATGGTAGAGCAAGCCTTGGTGAATCGATCTACAAAAGCATTACTGATGAGTTGTTCGACCCCCTACAGTTCCTTTCGACAATGGACTTGTCATCAGAGCTCAAAGTTCTTGATCTAAAGAACAGAATTGAGGCATCTATTGTGATATGGAAAAGGAAGATGCATCACAAGGATGGGAAATCTTCTTGGGGTTCAGCTATAAGCTTCGAGAAAAGAGAGCTTTTTGAAGAACGAGCAGAGATGATTTTGCTCCTACTCAAACAAAAATTCCCAGGAATCCCTCAGTCCTCACTCGAAATAAGCAAAATCCAATATAATAAAGTAAGTAGAGTTCTTGCAATCCACAAGCttgcacacacaaacacacatattCCTTATTAGAATTTACATACAAAGTTTCGTTTGTCGCCCTACAGGATGTAGGCTTGTCTATACTCGAGAGCTATTCAAGAGTGCTGGAAACATTGGCCAACACGGTGATGTCCCGTATTCAGGACGTTCTGTATGCCGACTCTATGGCTCAAAATCCATCACTTGCAGCGGCGACACCAAAGCAGTTGGGCGATTCCATGCCATCACCGACTTTGAGTTGCTACTCGAGCCCCCTGGCAGAGGCAGAGAAGTTGTGTTCTGCTGCAGAGACACCAACTTCAATGAAACTTTCAGATTTCATGGGGTGGAAGATGGGATTATCTGAGACTGAAATCAAGAAGAATCATTCATACTGTAACTTAGAGTCTTATGCTAAGACTGAAGAGGACAATATGATGGCCAAGCCTCCAAATATTACCACTAAGAAGTTTTCATATATTGACAAGATTGAGATGACTGTTTTGAGAAGTCCGGCAGCTCGCCATTAAACACTGATGAACAATGAAGTGATGTGCAAAAAGAGGTGGTAGAAAAGTTTGTGTTTGATCAATTGCATAGATACTCAGGATGATTGAAGAGTCAGTTGAGTTAGTTTACAGACATGGCTGCTCATCCTTCCAGCCGTGGATAGGGAAGTATAAATCACTCGTATGTCGGCCTCGATCAGAGCAAGACCagtttttctttcccttttttcttccccCAACTTCTTGTGTAGTTTTTAGGTGGTGGGATCTTGTTTACATGCTgacatttcatttctttgtttGACACGATGACTGTTCTCATGGTTTGGACAACATGTTTCTTGATTATTCTGTTGTATTCTTGTACTAACATAAGATCATTGATTGTAGgataatattagatttgttaatCCTTAAGCCACTGGTACATTTAAAGATGATCTTCACTTCTCCAATGCATGTCTTCTTGCCGTTTGTCCCAATGTTCTGTAAAGGAAATCGATAGTGATTTGTAACATGATTTGCTTGAAAAATGCAAAACTGTGAAGTCAGTCATGGCAACCATGGTTCTATAGCTACAGCATTGACAACTTTAGTACTGGAATTTATTGCAATTTCAGTCCTTTCGATGgaaatcaacaagaaatatgTCCAAGTAATTGTGAATTTTTGTGAAttaaggattttttttttcccaaatagATACGAGACCCATCTCGAGGCGAGAGATGACAGTGTCTTTGATAGGATCATTATAAGTCTTGTATAGTGCTGTCAGAATATTCAATAAGGAATGTGGATTTCAAAAGAGGATCCGTCACCTGTGagtatataacaaatattgtGTCCAAAAAGAGGTACATTTTTCGTTTAGAAAATGctgtaaaattatgaatattgtGTTCCAAAAATTGTTCCAAACTGCgaaccaaaatttttaaagggTGCCGATAGAATATGGTAGTGCAATGGTGAACTTGAAAGatcattaatttgttatatcaCAGTAGAAGTTGTCTCCTAAGGTACAGTTAGAGAAAGCAGTGAATGCAGGGCTGATACATCAAGATGAAAATTGACATTTCCCAGTCTCCACATACTTTATGCAAGAATTTGTTTACCACGCCTTATAAGCATTGCAATCTCCTTGTTCTTTATCAGTTTCCAATTTATCATGCTACGTTTTACCTTCTGAGCCTCCTGCAGCTGCAAATACGTTGAGAACAAAACACATGTAACATTGATATGCAGATGGAAAGTAGCATGCTCAAACGACGAACAAGAACCGAAAAATTCTTGTTCATGAACAgtacaccaatcacatagCAAGTATAATATTGCACTTGCCAAATAATTGGTTCAGGTTCGACCGAGTCAGGATCTACAACTAGAATCCGGCCACCTGAAGGCTGAAACTGgaaagtttttcatttttttttttacctgaAACTGGAAAGCTGAGTGCTCGGCTTTTGGTGATACCGGTAGGCCTTCATGTGCCGGCAGCACTACAAGCAAAAGGGATAGAAGATTTAGACAAACACCTTACTTACATGCTCAATTCTTTTGAAACATTGCCTGGTTTGTCAAGATTTAAGCAGAAATAGGTACGATGTTTGTAGTCTCTGACTGCCCCAAGTGCAGGTGAAACTCCACTCTTTCTCTGCATGTTGCTGTTTGAACTCTCAACCAGAGCTGGCTTGCAATGATCAGTTAGCCGCTTGTTCGTCTCGCACGCGTTACCTTCCTTACCCTTAGCATCATCGCGCTCAGAATCCTTGTGCACACTACACGAAATATGTCGTTCTATCACGGTTAATTACCACGGTCAAAAGCGAAAGATCATCTTTCGACATAAGAGTTATTATTTGGATATATAACCTGCACACCGCGGTCATGAATGCCGAATCTTGTAAACCTGATGATGCACCACCGAAACAACACATCAGGGAAGAAACACGTACCGACAGCCAGCGAATTTAAACGACAGTAAACTGTTACGTACGCAGCGATGTGTAGCGAGAGTGGAATCTTGAAAAGCGAGCAGTCCAGTGAAGTCTTGGGAGGCCAAGTTTGTGAGAGTGTTGTTGGCATGTCTCAATTCTCTTTTTCACATCACAGACAATTCACTAAAACATGGCAATCCGCTAATAATAATAACGGctaattacacgtagaccctctctaaaaattcaaaattatatggtTTTGAAATCACACTTACACCTCCTTCAAAAATTCTTCGTTAGGATTATGATGAAAAATACTgacgttagcaaaaaaaatatacataaattttcaattattccTCACATGTAATGTTcccatgtatattttttgtacttacaaaggaataaatataatattaatatatggagtgaggttaatatcattgcatttttcaccttatatgtacaaaattattacacataaatgttaaatgaggggtaaaattaaaaatttatataattattatgctAATGTTAGGATTTTTCATCCAAAGgtgtaaatatgaatttttaaataaggtgtaagtataattttaaaatcgttccggagaaaaatataatttcatatttttagagagaaattaagcataattatccctaataattatatattagaaataactGACCTGCTTCAGGGTGCCAATCTTGTGTTCTGTCTGAGGAACTGAAGTGGTCTTAGAAACAGTGTAATCAAGAATAGCTGATATGCTTCCGACATGATCAACCAATGTAGCCACAGCTCCGGATACGTACTCCTTTGTGTTTTCCACAATGCTGCATTATTAAGAGATATTTACATATCCAACGTCacatatagggtaaattacaagtGCCCGTCTcgagatttattttaattacaaatactgtctcattgtttaaaaaattacaaataccctttcACAATAAGcaaagatatatataagttcaaaatgtcttatttttttctaagagGTCAAACCAGAACATTTTTAAGCTTATTTTGCAGAAGTCTACCAAATACTTTACGGCATCTGATAAGCTCccaacattaattataaaatatgggGGCACCACTCAACAAGGAGATTGGCGCCCTGAAGCAGATCAGTTATttgcaatatattattattaggggtaattatacttaaagtCTCtcttaaaatgtaaaattatactttcccctaaaaaaatttgaaaattacacttacattcattttaaaaaaaattcgttTACAACTGACCCCCATCTATAAGGTTTAGACACAAAATGCTGACATcagcaaaaaattacataaactttcaaatttaCCCCCTCATTCTGCATTTCcttaataatctttttttaattgtaagatggtaaatttaatatatatatatatatatatatatatatgattaaaaggGTGTAactttgataaaatatttttcttgaattataggtattgaataaaaaaaatagtcattttttaatattaaaagtagCTATGTTTTGtacattttttactttctatATGTAGAATGGAGTGTACACCATTATTGCATCTATTTAAATAGCCTAACAGAAGGGGATAACTAGACATTTAACATTCTCCGTCGACCCCAACGAAGGAGTTTTCATTGTAAACGAATAATTCTTAGAGGGAGTGTAactgtaaattaaattttctttgaaaaaagtgtaatttcgtaattttagaaaaaatttaagtataattaaccataTCCATGCGTGgatatacaaaatcaaaacctGAGATATGTTTAAGCAGCATTGCGCATGAACGAGTTGGACCCAATGCGTCCAAaccttaattaaatatatggcaaatacaatacatttatcatgtgattcttgtacagttaaaaaaaaaaagcgacGAATCACAAAGTAAGTGCAATACAcatattatgtaattgatttgattcaacTAAACATAAATAGTTGAAGAATAGTTGAGAAAAAGGACTTACAGTCTCTTGTGTTGGGAAGAGAAGAAAGCTGTTTCCCAATAATCAGCAGCATGGTATAGCTGAGAACTGAAGTCCCTTAGCTCCTGCAAACACCacttaattattccaaaagaAGCAGAAAATGAGTAGcaattatgtgaaaatatgACCAACTTTGAGAGATTTGTGAAACTCTGTTGCACTATCAACCAACAACTTTGCCTCCTCCTCCATTCTCTTATCCCTTTCTTTTActcaataaaaatcaaaccaacTCATACAtcactttcttcttcttcatatATACTGCTCAAAATTTTGGAGTGGTCCATCAATGTTGTGTTCTTTTTGCATATATTATGTTGTCTTGTAGCAAAAATGTCTGTGGATGAAGATAATGCGCCAcgtttttaatgtaatttaattttttgtgatattataaatgagcaaattattctcctaaaaaaaatagtaatttaccctcttctgttttttgaaataaagaattcagtttaaattgcttcattttaaaaacataggaGGGTGAATtactgcattttaaaaaacacaggaaAATAATTGCCCATTTGTAATGTCatagggggttgcttgcatttttctcattCCAAATTAGTACTTATTTTTTCCCTATGTTCgtaaaattgttaatttagttccttttttttaagtagaaaaatgtttttgtgtattgaatatgatgtaattatcttatgcAAACTATAGACCcttttgaatataataataatatattgcttaACTTAAAGTAACagtgtctttttttttatttcagttgttaaaaaaaatcaaatttgtgaataaattttttaaaagttatctaatatgaaaatataataaagtgaGAGATTGGTGTCTCGTGAGGCAGTTTGTTTGCATATGGAGTTGGAGGATTTTGGAATGACAGAAGAAACAAAGACAAAGGAATATTAATGTGAAGAGGCCCGTGACTTTCTCTTCTTTGCTTTTGACTTTGAATTGATTACATGCACCACAACTTTATTCatacttttcatatataaaaaaataaaatgagttttttgctatattataaattattataatttattaatcgtgattaaatttatactaacaatcataattaattaaaattagagtaaaaatttaaatttttagcacagttaatcaatattcgtCAAACATTGGCCATGATTTTAGGCATGACTAATGTTTTGACCGCACTTGCAAAAATAACAGCTAATGGGTGTTGTAAAATCAtgattgatttgtatttgacacgattttttttcttttggccaTAATAGTTAATCGtcgtaaaaaattacattttttctagtgtatCTGACAATTTGACATAGAATTTTGAAGTGTAGATGCTATAAATGCTCCCACGAGCGAGTTTGTCTCTAAAGTCACTCGACTTTTCATCTTCGTTTCTTGATCTTATCATCTgtgaaatttgtattttgtatcACTTTAAGTTCTCGATCAGCTTTCCAACAGAAAACGTCGTCGGAATATCAGTTTTTTTAGGgcaaaatgattaattaattcaagttttattttgcACTTTAGTCCCTTGAAACACCTGTActacacctaattccatggtaaaatttgaattgatcatttttctcttaaaaaaattgaatttttgataACTTCTTCACTGAAAAGTTTATTAGGGGATCAGAATGAAGCAAAATACGATTAGGTACCTAACATCATACTAGTTTTTTCAAACTAGGACATGAACTAATTATACTAACTTTGTACATAGTTAGATGAACTTTCGTGCTTGCCTCGACTTacacttaaaaattttataggcGTTGTGTAAAGCACACAACCGCTAGATGTGGCTCTTCCGCGGTTTTCGATCAACTAGACGAAAACTAATGACCTCTTAACCAACTTCCTCAACCTGAGAATGAGAGAGAATCTACTCGTTCTAAAACGTTGGAGTTCTGGTGCTGTACAAGTATGTTTCCTTCTAAATAATAACCAAGGCCTCAGACTTCATCAACGCCTTAAATTTGGAAATCAATCAGACAAGCTCCAAGATTCTCTGCGGCCTCAAGTTCTGAAACGATCGAACCATGATTCTTGGACAAAGATGATAGTACGACAGTTTTCCCACTTGAACTTAGTTCTTGAAGTTGTGCTTGTCTGTGATCATGGTTGCCGTCTCCAGCCAACTGAGGTTCAACCTGATATTTTGGCTGTCCGCTGATACTTCTTTTACTCTTCTTCGGGTCAGAAAGATGGGAATCTGTGGAGACGGTAACATCATTAAATCTTTGTTTCATCTGTCATACACAAGAGAGCATCAACGGAGATATGCTTTGGAACATAAACATTCATATCGTGCccatgagaaaagaaaattgatttcaGTAACTCCTAACTAAGACATCTTAACCGGTGGAATGTAATAAAGCACATTATCCTTGAGCTG
The nucleotide sequence above comes from Sesamum indicum cultivar Zhongzhi No. 13 linkage group LG11, S_indicum_v1.0, whole genome shotgun sequence. Encoded proteins:
- the LOC105173524 gene encoding protein ABIL4 codes for the protein MEEEAKLLVDSATEFHKSLKELRDFSSQLYHAADYWETAFFSSQHKRLIVENTKEYVSGAVATLVDHVGSISAILDYTVSKTTSVPQTEHKIGTLKQRIETCQQHSHKLGLPRLHWTARFSRFHSRYTSLRLQDSAFMTAVCSVHKDSERDDAKGKEGNACETNKRLTDHCKPALVESSNSNMQRKSGVSPALGAVRDYKHLLPAHEGLPVSPKAEHSAFQFQLQEAQKVKRSMINWKLIKNKEIAMLIRRGKQILA
- the LOC105173523 gene encoding rho guanine nucleotide exchange factor 8, producing MVKEEGGIQKARSFHFRKMFDRQSHNVVHEHASIRIDERIQFMNESAAVATAFIVAQQICLSPLQKDGAKKDKQASDMELMKERFSKLLLGEDMSGGGKGVSSALALSNALTNLAASVFGEQRKLEPMCAERKARWKKEIDWLLAVTDYIVELVPSQQKSKDGTDMEIMVAQQRRDLLMNIPALRKLDLMLLDILDNFTDEQEFRYVSRDADESEQGTLSDEKWWLPTVKVSPDGLSEESRQFLQKQKESVNQVLKASMAINAQILADMEIPDNYIESLPKNGRASLGESIYKSITDELFDPLQFLSTMDLSSELKVLDLKNRIEASIVIWKRKMHHKDGKSSWGSAISFEKRELFEERAEMILLLLKQKFPGIPQSSLEISKIQYNKDVGLSILESYSRVLETLANTVMSRIQDVLYADSMAQNPSLAAATPKQLGDSMPSPTLSCYSSPLAEAEKLCSAAETPTSMKLSDFMGWKMGLSETEIKKNHSYCNLESYAKTEEDNMMAKPPNITTKKFSYIDKIEMTVLRSPAARH